The sequence below is a genomic window from Dyadobacter chenwenxiniae.
CTTCCATTGACATCCCTTTTCGTTTTGACGCATTAACATGCATTATGCTCGTTATCGTGCATTTTGTGGCACTGCTGGTCCAGCTTTATTCCACGGCTTACTTGCACGGAGACAAAAATCTACACCGCTATTTCGCTTTTATACAGCTTTTTCTTTTTTCCATGATCGGTATTGTACTTTCCGGCAGCTTGCTGGTGATGTACATTTTCTGGGAATTGGTAGGGCTTTCATCTTATCTGCTTATTGGTTTTTGGTATTTCAAACCAAGGGCCGTCTGGGCTGCGCAAAAGGCATTTGTACTCAACAGAATCGGTGACGCAGCATTCCTGACCGGTATTTTAATGCTGTTTTACTATATTGGTTCTACCGACTTTGAGGTGCTCTCCTTAAAAATTAACTCACTAAGTCCCGGAATCCTGACTGCCATTGGTCTTTGTCTTTTTGGTGGTTGCATGGGAAAGTCGGCCCAATTCCCCCTTTCGGGCTGGTTACCTGATGCGATGGAAGGCCCTACGCCTGTTTCCGCGCTCATTCACGCGGCCACAATGGTTGCGGCGGGGATTTTTTTATTGGCAAGAATTTCCTTCCTGCTCACATTCGACGCCAAGCTGATCATTGCGATCATTGGCACCATTACCATGCTGATCGGGGCTGTGAAGGCGACGCAGGTTTGGGACATTAAGCGTGTTCTGGCTTATTCTACAATGTCGCAGCTTGGGTTAATGGTCATTGCAGTCGGTTTTGGAAGCTGGCAAACTGCTCTTTTTCATCTCGCAACGCATGCTTTCTTCAAAGCCGGACTATTCCTTTCGGCCGGTTCCGTCATTCACGCTGTAACGCCATCAGAACTGGGTTCCGATTTTGACCCGCAGGATATGCGCATGATGGGCGGGTTACGTAAAGCATTGCCGGTAACATTCATTTGTTTTTCAGTTTGTGCGGCAGCGTTGGCCGGATTGCCATTTTTTTCAGGTTTTTTATCCAAAGACGCCATCATTACCGAAGGATTTTTTTGGGCAGGAGAATTGGGTGCATTGTTTTATATTTTCCCTATTCTCGTGATCCTTTCCGCGGGTTTGACCGCCTATTATATGACCCGGCAGCTCTGGCTGGTGTTTTTTGGCGAAAACAGGTTTAAGGCTACGCACATTCACCCGCATGAATCACCGGCCATAATGTGGCTTCC
It includes:
- the nuoL gene encoding NADH-quinone oxidoreductase subunit L; the encoded protein is MPDSAYFLPACLLLGLPFVGFLLLWLAGKSFNKAAGWAGAFITASGLAVSILYADAQTLHVVSFHWLTIGETSIDIPFRFDALTCIMLVIVHFVALLVQLYSTAYLHGDKNLHRYFAFIQLFLFSMIGIVLSGSLLVMYIFWELVGLSSYLLIGFWYFKPRAVWAAQKAFVLNRIGDAAFLTGILMLFYYIGSTDFEVLSLKINSLSPGILTAIGLCLFGGCMGKSAQFPLSGWLPDAMEGPTPVSALIHAATMVAAGIFLLARISFLLTFDAKLIIAIIGTITMLIGAVKATQVWDIKRVLAYSTMSQLGLMVIAVGFGSWQTALFHLATHAFFKAGLFLSAGSVIHAVTPSELGSDFDPQDMRMMGGLRKALPVTFICFSVCAAALAGLPFFSGFLSKDAIITEGFFWAGELGALFYIFPILVILSAGLTAYYMTRQLWLVFFGENRFKATHIHPHESPAIMWLPMAVLTVFSIFIWFSWNPFDAAGWFLAFIGKHSETHIVWVPVVASLTTFASIFLAYREIKTDNPFGINAVNATNASNVLQKFVWLRDYSDTRYFIIPFAFITKYLKIFEKRIIDSFVDRLAKVSVVIGHLIGWFDRFFVDGGVNLLIFSIKSGGQAVRNLQNGKIQSYFIVTAMGVFLLILWLVVL